cagtttccctcatttcactgtcttctgttcacctGTTTGCTTTCGTAACAATCtaactattgttgccaacaaatgcaaggAGCATATAAAATTTGTACAGTTATAAAGACATGTAGTCAGTTTTATAAATatagagtattgcttgaataaaTGATTGCAGTAAGTGCAAGTGTCCAGTAATTACATCACTCTATGGTCTTCTACTTAGTAGCTTTAAATTTTGGCTACAAAggtcaacaaagaacaacaaccACACcaacaaactttttaaaagacatCTCTACAATGATAGGTACACACAATTAACATGTATtagtgaagcatgtcaagcattaaggaaggattgtcaatttgctttttattacttgcaaacagcttaatTCTagcagctttgaaaacttctgtatccccgctttcaaagaaaagtatttcccatgaaaatttaaacattaaagacatatTAGCTACCAGCAACTGGTTTTTCAATTGTAAGTGTTTATAACATCAcattgttttgttacatttgaaagcataataatattttaatcatCACAGTGTCATCAAATcccctttttaacccttttagtcccactagtgacctcggcagaatttctccttacaccatcaatatgatatcaagcagacaggtagtgaaaataaagaaaaatatcaattagggaattattggttgatccaattccaaattctaacatcacatgaattgtaaggcagacagtaaggagaattacctaTGAcatcttggtagttaaagggttaagacgtAAGGTAATCATATGTAcaagaaagacagcaaataaatatagTATTAAACTCCGGTAGAGTGTTCTTATGTATAGagtgaagtttcaaactcattgaaattaagtttaCCTCATGATTCAGATTGtagtttaagaaatgtaaaagcaattttatttgaACCTTCTccttggagggtgccttgtgtatcaaatatatcaaattcagtacctccagagtcatagTCTGCGCTTTTGGGGCattattacaaaaataataaaataatcaactaGTCATGGCAGGCtaatttatcgagagtcaattaagtatagtttccaAAAATagtatggaaagtttaaaatgtgcttcacttgtgccACATATACGGATTTATTGAATGAAATTCCGAGTGTGTGactcacaaaacaaaatatccaaACTGGGtgaattttagccattttgaaaCGCTAAACTCTATCGACCGGAGACTCCGCGTGACGAATTATTTCGTGACTAAACGTGATATTGGGGAGTCGATCAGTCACGGAATCACAATATTAACTAGATATACCTATCGATAGAGTGCCAACGAGCGATCAATTTGTGGTTTGATAAGGGGGTTTACGCTGAGGCATAGTTTTTTCCAATTGATAAAAGGGTTTTAAATAAGAGTAACATGGAAACTGTACTAAGGTTTTAAGGGCTTGGTAATATTAACCAAGTCATTTAATAACTTGAACATGTGAAAGGATGTGAATAGTTCTTGTTATTAATGTAACATTATAAAGAATAACATAACAAAGAATATGAATTGTGTTGTATTGTATAACTGTTGCTTTGAAAGAgcataaaaaaacaacactgaatttttcatttacaatatGTTGATTGAAGCATATAGAAGGGGTTTTGGTTAGTACAATGTTTGTGAACAGAAACATACATGCAGTAGTCTTTGCGAACTTAGtaatcttaaaaaaagcatATTAACTTGAACGTGAAAACCAATGTGAATGGTTTCCTGCTATTAATACAACATCTTGAACATCAATAGCATGGTAAGAAATAAGATTAACTTGTTTCGTATGTATGCTTTCAAATAACAGGTAACGTAACATTGAATCAGAACATGGTAATGAAAGTTTGTTGAAGTCTTGATACTTAagtgttgtaaataaatattttagtcGGTGGTCTGGCTTTGTTAATTCTGTACTGTAGGACAGTTTAACGtgacagtgaagatgatgatATTTCAGTGATCACTTTTCTGTTGACATTATATTTGAATTCTATGTCTTGAAGATCCATAAGTAGTTCTTCAATTGTGTCCGAGTCACTAAGTAATGAGATTGTCGGGTGGGTGGCGAAGAGGGACTCCAAGACATCTGTAAATGCTGTTAACCAAATGTCTTTTTCATCCAAATGTACAAGTAGTTGAACAGATGCATCTCGTTTGCATTGCATCTTTCTTTGTCGGACTCCACAGTTTTTACATTTGAGTGTGTTCTGTTGGGagatttcattaattttgcGTTTGCATGCTTGGCAGGTGATGAAAATGCTTAGTTTGTTGATCATTTTGAAGCTCTCTACTTTTGCTTCTTTCTCTGGATTTGCAAGTAATGCAGGGCCATTTATAGGTTTCAGTTGTTGATTGGCTTCTTTAAACGTTGTTGTAGGGGTTGTTCCCAGATGAGTGATCCCTTTGAAGTGCTTTACAGTAAGGTTTTCAAACTCATATGTGGTGCCAGTTTTGATGTTCTTGAAAAGTGGATCCCATATATGAATAGTAGCAGTTCCAGTTTCATCCTCCAGGACACAGTCTTCCTTTACAGTTGTCATTTCACTTGAGGATTTCAATTGCACAGGTTTAGGGTTTTCATTTCCCAGTGAAATGGAAGCAGTGACATTTACTTTCTGATTGACTTGGAGTGTGGGGAGCTCCTCAAGTGTAATCTTCTTGGCAGGCTGAGTTGAGGGCTCAGTCTTTTGGGATTTGTTGATGGGTTTGTAATCAAAATCAATATCAAAGGTTGGTGTTACCCTTACTGTTGATTGCTGGTTGAATATGATGTCATTGTTGCTGTTTTGCTTAGTGTTTTTGAGGGTTACAGCTGTTTTTGACGCTTCATGTTCTTGTAGCATGGAGTGGTTTGCAATATTAAATCCAACAACTCGTCTCAATTTTGATGGGCTGGTTTGTAAATCAAAATCATACCACTGATTTTGATTTCGTGAGCGTTTTATAGGACTCAAATTCTGAATGTAGCCACGGTGATTATCtaagaaagaggaaataaaaactgAAGTTAGACATGAAATGTTGATCACAATAAGTTACTGCATCTTTTAATAACATGTGGACTGTAAAATTCATAACtaacaaatgtttttttggtATTGTCAATCAAATGTTCTGCAGCTCTTTGCAGCTCGTGACTACTGTCAATTGTGCAGTaatcaaattaaatcaaataaatcatTCAGCACAGTTCAGACAGCAGAAGTTGGGAGGAGCCACCAAAGATTTCAGTGACGGTAGTGAAATTGCGTTTGTCAGTaaggtttgaattttagaaATGGCAATCTAGTATGGTGAGGCCAGACAaagattttgtaacaaaaattacaagGGGTTGTTTCCTTTCAGCAGTTCTTGCTCATTCAATCTCCCTCCCCACCTACTTTCCAAGtgaagaaaacaggaatatgGAGAAccacaaaaaaccaaacattgtaaattaaagctACAGGTACTTACCAgagtttgtattttcttttgacatgATTGACTTTCAGGAGAtctggaaactgaagaaaaagaaaattttcaaacagtgcagaaacatttttttttgaaatatcaaagattTTGTAAGCAGAAAGCACTGACAatgcatttccttttttttagagtAGAATATGAAATGTGAAatgtttgttgaaaatatttggaACCAGTCACCACAGGGAGACAAGATCAAAATTGTACAAAGTTGATTTTGAATTGCAATTTATCTTTTAATCTTAagtgtaaaagaaatatttatgcGTGCATTGATCgctttgatttgtttaaaaGAGTATGACATatacgaaaattttttttaagatattttgaGATGTGAATTCAGTGTTTCATTAGCCAACATATCAAGACGGTTTTCTTCTTCTAATCTAAACTTAAAGTTAGTAGACTTTTTGACCGCTTGTAACCTCTCTAGTGTCATTGGCTCAATAagatcttgtattttttttaccctgCTTTAAGCAACATATGTAATTCCAGGAGATCTTTCTGATGATCCTAAATCTATCCAAGCTTTAGAGAGGGTCAGACTTTGACATTTATGAATTGTCATCGCCCAGGCTAATTTTAATGGCAATTGCTGtctctcatatttttttcctaaactttCTGAAACTTGGGTGATGGGACAAATTGGGACACATCTTTGAAACAGAGAAGAAACTGATGGTCCTTTATATTCATCATCAAATTGAACCAATACACATATTGGAAGACATGGAGGTTGTTGTCCTTCAGCATACACAAAGTCAAGTACTGTGCCTAATGCTCCATTACAAAGGCCAACATCAGTCCATAGATTCATCGTTAACATTACTTTTGCTCCTTTTGATAAGTAAACTATAGGTTCAAGGCCTCCCATGTCATCAGCACTAAGTGTTTGTGCTCCAATAGAGTGACGAGCTTTAATTACTGCTATTGGTTGACCCAAGCTTTTAAGTCTACTAATGTTTAATTCTGCAACTTTTTCCTTATGATAACAAATTCTtacagaattattttcaaactcaTTCACATTGTGCACTTTGTCCGGTGTTCTGGAAATTAAAGAGTGCCAATCTGATTCAGTTGATTCACCATGGCGAGCTCGGGTTAGCATTTCCCTAAAATTGGATTGTTCAATATTGTTTCCTTGAACTCTTTGATTAACTGTCAATTTAACAACTTTCTTGAATTCATGATATAGGAGAAAACCTTGAATTTGCTTTTCTGTTTTTGGCATAGAATGGTAAAGTGGTTTGTCACCTACTGGTGGTAACTGAGCTATGTCACCGACAAGAATGACAGATATGCTGCCAAATGTCATGTCTGTTCGTCCAGTAGCTTGTCTGCAACGACTATCAATCCATCCAAACAAACTCTGGCCAACGAAAGAGTATTCATCTATTATTAAATATTGAACGTTTTCAAGGTTACTTTGTAGTTGTTGCAAAGGTATTCCTTTTAAATCACAATGTCTCTTTGAACCAATAGGTAATTTTAGCAGTGAATGTAGCGTTACTCCATTGACATTGAATGATGCTTTTCCAGTGTAAGCTAAAACCTTACATTTTTCCTGAAGCAAATTTCTTAAGGAATCAATGAGATAACTTTTCCCTGTTCCTGCTACACCCATAATAAGAAAGCGCAAGGGATTTTGTTCAACACTGGCAAAATGATTGGAAACTATTTGATAAGCTACTTGCTGCATTCTACTAAAAGTTGAAGTATCTATGATTCTTGTTTCACAGGAATGGTGAGcactattcttgtttttctctctgtttatcCATGTAGGCATTGCATTTATCTCATCATTTGTGAAATACTGATACACTTGATGCCAATATGCATGTGGTACAGGTGTAGATTTCTCACAAGCATCAGTTGTTTGAATAGTCAACTCTGCCATAAGCATCCACTCTTCTCTTTCACTTTTGGTGCTGTAATCTTCTTCAAAAGAATTCTCATTCAAAGGTGTTATGCATATGTAGTTGTTTACATCTTGCATTTTGGTTTCCCAATCAGGGACCAAGGATTTTGCAGTATCAGTTAGCAAGAATTTTTTCCAACATGTTGTGTATGTCTCATCAGCCTGTGGAAGATTATCCCATGCATCATCTGGTGTATATTGCCAGGGTTTGTATTTAAGCAActgatatttacaaaacaaaccatagTCTTCACTCTTTGGATTGGATGAATAATTAGGATAGGTTTTGACAATTACacttttgtctctttgtttaaGATTAGAGGCTTTGAAAGTAAACATTTatgcaaacttgaaaaaattgtacTCTAATATAACTGCGGGTCTACCTTGAGATACTTGTAACGTTCAGCATAGGTGTCAAGCAATTTGAAGCTAAGTATCCCTTGAGGGCCTTCTCAGTGAGGGTACATAATCCTgggtcattttttaatttagcaactCCATGACAATGGATTGATCCTCTTTGGACTGCATATTCATATCTATACCAGGAAGAGTGCAGTGATTCTTTCAACCAAAACTTGACAAACCGATCAGTTCTTTCTGAAAAGACCCAATCTAACAGATGTGGattgtttaaaacatttttgtgtctATCACCTGGAGTCAGTTTTTCAGTGAAACTGTTGCTTAAAAGCTTGTGAAATTCTGGCCAGTGATATTCTGCACATGATAAAGTAAAAAATCTTGTTGGAGGTCCCTTTTGGCTTATTGTAgctttcaaatcttcttttgaCTTTTGCCAATAACCAGTGCTACCAGTTATGTTTTTGGCATAATGCATCAGCTTAGACATAAGTGAAGAATAGCTATTGGTagtaagcatttttttttagttgttcaaCAGTTAGGTGGGCTTCATTTGGATTTTGTTTAAGAAATATACTACCCTGACCAAGAAGTCTGTGTCTTTGGATCATATTGAATGCCCAGTAAGCAAAGCGTGGATGTCTTGCAAATCTGTACACCCATTCACCATTGATGTTTTCAGCAAACTTTATCAAATGCTTTACTTTTTCACCCAAGGTTGCATGTCGCTTTGTAGCAGTATTAGTTGGATCGCCTGTACCATCAGGGAAAAGAGTGGGAAAAGCCATTGTTGCTAGTAGTTGAATTTTGAACTCATTTAAAGGTTTGCTTCCCCTATTAGGCCATGCAGTTTTATGGTGTTGTAATAGTTCGTCTTTTATTAGCTGCTTTTGTGGCTTCAAAACAACAGGATTTAATACAGTGCTGCTTAACTCTGTTTCATGATTGAATGGTATTCATCACTATCAAGTGGACCTCTATCTGGATCTATTTCATCGTCACTAATTTTAGTACAATGAACCTTTTGCAAGTCACTAGGAATTCCTTCAGTTGGAAGGGAAGACAAACAAGTATAatcaattttaatgtttttgtacaCAGGATTGTGATCAACTAACCACTGCAGAGCCATAGAAACTTTTTGTCTTCGAACAATTAaatctttagaagtgttattCTTGCCTTCcgctattattactattatagGGAGTTCTTTGGGATATTTTGGTAGTGTGTCTGCAAGATCCTGGATATCTTGGGGGAAATTAATGCAATGACCTTTATAGGCTCTTTGTCCACCTGGCTTTGTGTAAACACTGATAACTGGAAAAGCACGAGCAATTAACATCTCTTCTATTTGGGTTAGACCTTGTAATTCTTTTGGAACTTGAGCTGGTATCATGCTGTTTTGAGCAGAGAACTTTTTAATACTGTTCTTGTCTCTTACACATCTTGAACAAACATAGTctgcttcttttttgttttttactgacAATGGCCATGCTTCCTGGCAAACTCGGCAATGCCAGATTTTGAAAATCATGGACTCATGAAACCTCTTTATATTAATTGCTGACCACTCCTGATGGTGAAGTTGTCCATATGTTTTAACATCAAACAGTGAAAGATACTTATCTTGACTTACCACAGgacactgttttgtttttttttcaatgaactGTGTTCCTGCTTCACAAGTAGTTTGATTattaacaattttcattttacttccAGAGTTGTTTTggtcacttttctttctttttctatattCCTTCATGTAATCTTTGTTCTTAAtcctttttcttagtttgtCTGCTTCATTTGtaggcattttttttaatgttgtccTTTTCCTATAATCCTTCACatactgtttgtttttgatcctttttcttagtttatcttcttcatttgtagtcaagtttttttttatgttatttttttttctatattccttCATGTACACTTTGCTCTTGATCCTTTCTCTTAGTTTATCTGCTTCATTTGTagtcaattttttcttaaggttatttttttttctatattccttCATATATGCTTTGTTCCTGAtcctttttcttagtttatcTGCCTCATTTGTAGTCAATTgtttcttaatgttttttttttctatattctttcATGTATGCTTTGTTCTTGATCCTTTTCCTTAGTTTATCTGTTTCATttgtagtcaatttttttttattatgctGCCACCTGCACTCATTTTCATTAGTTCTCTCTTCTAATTTACCTATGCCATTTGTAACatctgattttttgtttctgtattttttcagatgtttttgttgtgtATCCAACTTAAGTCTCTTATCAGCTTCCTTTATTTCTGattgtgtcctttttttgttattaaacgaatcatcttgtttactttcttccTCAATTTGATATGAAGAAGAGCTCAATTTGCCTGATTTAAAAAACACATTAGGCACCTGAGATTGAGTTCCACCTAGCATGGTTTCATAGCATTTGTCTTTTGGAAATGCTTCAGTTGGGCTATTTGGCTGTAAATCAGTTTCAATTGTGGATGAACACTTTTCAAACACAGCAAAAAACCAACCATTAGGGTAATTATTCAAAAGATCCTGAATTGAAGTGAAACTTCTCACTGACACACACAAATCATCAATATATATCCATTCAGTGTGATTATTTATAGCCACTGTAAAATGATGACTTGCACAGCGTACCATGCCTTTGAGTTCATAACTTTGACCTAACACATTGATGATGTGGGGAAAGTATACTTTATTGATACAAGTTGAAGCAAGTTCTATGAGTAAAAATTTTGGAAGGATAACAAAATATTGTAGCAATGAAACATTCCCAGAATGCTGTTGACACAGACCACAGAAAAGTGCTTTGCTACTTGGAAGTATTGCCTCAGAAACATAATTGTCAAATAAGCTATGACCCCAGTTTTGGCAAGtaatataaataacaaatatacTTGTATTTTTTATGATTGCATTGTTGCACAATGAGCAAACTGACTGATTGCTCTCTTCTACCAAAAAAAGGGATTGCAATTCTTCGGTCATAACTCCAACTGTGCTTAATTTGAATATGTCACTAAATACAGCATCTGCAGACATTGTAGCAAATGAGTTACAATGCTGTCTCAAATAAGCCCAAACAGGTTCTCGAATATTGGGTCATATCCGTCTGCCCATTACAACTTTGTAAATGCACACATGCTTCAAATAACGTTTGAAAAAACTCATTACGTTCAACACGTTGCAAAGAATCTCTAAAAATAGCAAAAGTGAGTTCAAGAAAAGAGTCAACTGCACAAGAAAACCTGCCCGAGTGTGTTAAGCAGTAATTCATAAAATGTCTTCGATTGTTATTCGTCTCTTGCAACTGTTGATTGGAAGAGGTGGCCTCATTCTTCTTAATGTAACCGACACTTATGTTTCCATTTACAATATgcgcttctttatttgttataaTGTAAGGATTAAAGCTTCCGTGTGAGGCATGGGGAATTCtcctttgtaaatattttccgCTATATTTCATGATACGTATTATGTTcttgttaaatgaaaaataatataaacttgAGCATCCGTAGGAAAACTTCGTACTAACCCCAGTATTTACATTGTAATGATGTAAtttcagtaaaaatattgtgagTACTGCGTACCATAAACACACCATGATTGATAAGTGCGAGAAATATACAAACTGCTTTGATTCCGTTTGTGAATACGCTGTTTGGAGGGGAGTAGTCCGCCAACGCTGCTCAATCGAACTTTCAGTGCAAAGTGAAAGTGAGAGGGAACAAGCTACTTCGATTCATGAACTTTCAGTTCGATACGCTAGTTCGATTGATGAACAAGCTCGTTCAATTCTCTGGTTCGATTTCGTGATTGCTGAACTTTCAGTTCGATACGCTGGTTCGATTGATGAACACGCTCGTTCAATTCTGTGGTGAACACGCTGGTTCGATTTCGTGTCTCGAACACTGAATTTGAACACTGGATTTGCTCTAGTTCCAACAGTTTTCCTCAATATTCGAATTAGATGAAGAGTTTTGTAAAGGCACGCTGGTCGATTGAAGTTTCAGCTTGATTGATGAACACGCTGGTTCTATTGATTGCTGAACTCGCTGGTTCAAATCAGTAGCGAACACGCTGGTTCTATTGATCTCTCTACCACTGTGTAACACGCTAGTGCTATTGGTCTCTCGACCGCTGTATATTCTGAGCAAAGTGAGAGGAAACAAGCTACTTCGATCGATGAACTTTCAGTTTGATACGCTAGTTCGATTGATGAACACGCTCGTTCAATTCTGTGGTGAACACGCTGGTTCGATTTCGTATCTCAAACAGTGAATTTGAACACTGGATTTGCTCTAGTTTCAACAGTTTTCCTCAATATTCGAATTAGATGAAGAGTTTTGTAAAGGAACGCTGGTCGATTGAAGTTTTAGTTTGATTGATGAACACGCTGGTCCTATTGATTGCTAAACTCGCTGGTTCAAGTCACTAGCgaacaagacaagacaagacaactttattttaccagGGTAGCCCAGTCAGCTGCAAGGCTGGTATCCTTAGGGGCCCTgggttcaataaaaattacatataaacatttacaataagaTTACAAGGTTAggtaaaatttgctaaaatttacaaaaggggagaaaaaaaaaaaaatcagataaaatgtCCTTTAAGAAGGCGTTTAAAAATTGCTAGAGAACTTGCCTCTTTGATTCTGCTTGGCAGTGAGTTAAAAGCTAAACGCcctgaatttttaaaagttcgCCCCCCAAgaacaagatttgttttatttgggtGAATATTTCTCCTCTGCCTAGTGTTGTAATTGTGTACATCATtgtttaccttaaaatagttttttaagtATATAGGAACGAAATTCCGTAAACATTTATATactaaaatacatttgtgtatttttcgcagtgtttctaaatctggccaatttacaatatttcgGGCTGTCTTTGTACTTTTCTGACAGGTGACGATTTTCGCGGCtcgattttgtaatcgttgcagaCTAGTGATACTGCTCTCGGGTAGTTCACCCCAGGCTGTGTCTGCgtaactaaaaattggttcaatAATGCATTTGTATACCGCTTGTGCTGCTTGTAAAGTAAGAGTGGAGCGTATTCGTCTCAGGAGACCGAGTCGCTTGGATACTTTCTTGTGAACATCTTCAGTGtgtattttccatttcagttcctCATCGAGGGTAACGCCCAAGTATGTGAATTTACTGACCATCTCGACATTGGTACCACTTATGGTGATGTAAAAGTTTGCGACGGCTTCCAGCCTTTGTCTCGTCCCGAAAAGAAttccctttgttttctctttgttcagaACACGCTGGTTCTAATGATCTCTCAACCGCTGTATAACACGCTAGTGCTATTGGTCTCTTGACCACTGTATATTCTGAGCCTATGAAATTCTTTACAATTCAATAACGaccacaacaaagaaaacactcaCCTTCTACAACAAGATCGAGCTGCTTGTCTTCAAACCAAACGAAGAGACGCTTCCACAAACAAGCTCATCAAACAACCACGCGAAAGTGTCTAGATGTACCGCctcctgattggttaaaaactACAATGTAACACGTCTTTTCATTGGCTTGAATAGTTCCTTCCTTGCAATTGGCTTAAACTGAGACATCTTACATCTTACAACCTTACACCTTACACTTACACTTCAATGCCGATCGAGAATT
The sequence above is a segment of the Pocillopora verrucosa isolate sample1 chromosome 13, ASM3666991v2, whole genome shotgun sequence genome. Coding sequences within it:
- the LOC131781700 gene encoding uncharacterized protein — translated: MSKENTNSDNHRGYIQNLSPIKRSRNQNQWYDFDLQTSPSKLRRVVGFNIANHSMLQEHEASKTAVTLKNTKQNSNNDIIFNQQSTVRVTPTFDIDFDYKPINKSQKTEPSTQPAKKITLEELPTLQVNQKVNVTASISLGNENPKPVQLKSSSEMTTVKEDCVLEDETGTATIHIWDPLFKNIKTGTTYEFENLTVKHFKGITHLGTTPTTTFKEANQQLKPINGPALLANPEKEAKVESFKMINKLSIFITCQACKRKINEISQQNTLKCKNCGVRQRKMQCKRDASVQLLVHLDEKDIWLTAFTDVLESLFATHPTISLLSDSDTIEELLMDLQDIEFKYNVNRKVITEISSSSLSR